One segment of Alnus glutinosa chromosome 2, dhAlnGlut1.1, whole genome shotgun sequence DNA contains the following:
- the LOC133862033 gene encoding uncharacterized protein LOC133862033, with amino-acid sequence MNSRILIFLGLLFAVVLLVSSALVEAETSNDENKQEPSQVLDAIKDGVSGGSKGGGSGSGGGKGGGGKGGGYEEDSVGVNHHGGGGGGGHHGGGGKGGGKGGGGKGGGYEEESVGVNHHGGGGGGGHHGGGGKGGGGGGGYEEDSVGVNHHGGGGGYGGGGGHHGGGGGGGRGGSGYGGGYGGGGGYCKYRRCCGGYGGYGGCQKWCCYASEPHDQKETEVKL; translated from the exons ATGAATTCCAGAATTTTGATTTTCTTAGGACTTCTCTTTGCAGTCGTTCTTCTTGTCTCTTCAGCTCTAGTAGAAGCAGAGACATCCAACGATGAGAACAAAC AAGAACCGAGCCAAGTACTAGATGCGATAAAGGATGGTGTAAGTGGAGGCAGTAAAGGTGGAGGTAGCGGTAGCGGTGGAGGCAAGGGGGGAGGCGGCAAAGGCGGTGGTTATGAAGAAGACAGTGTTGGAGTAAATCACCAcggtggcggtggtggtggaggtCACCACGGTGGCGGTGGAAAAGGTGGTGGCAAGGGGGGAGGCGGCAAAGGCGGTggttatgaagaagaaagtGTTGGAGTAAATCACCatggtggcggtggtggtggaggtCACCACGGTGGCGGTGGCaaaggtggaggtggaggtggaggttaTGAAGAAGACAGTGTTGGAGTAAATCACCACGGTGGCGGTGGCGGttatggtggtggtggaggtcaccacggtggcggtggtggtggaggCCGAGGTGGCAGTGGTTATGGCGGTGGTTATGGAGGTGGAGGCGGGTACTGCAAGTATCGAAGATGCTGTGGTGGTTATGGCGGTTATGGAGGTTGCCAAAAGTGGTGCTGCTATGCAAGTGAGCCTCATGATCAGAAGGAAACTGAAGTCAAGCTCTAG
- the LOC133859261 gene encoding cold and drought-regulated protein CORA-like has protein sequence MGSKAFLLLALLLAIVLLISSEVAARDLAETASSDQKTVEATKEANGVDDAKYGGYGGNPGGGYPGGGYGGNPGQGGYNGGRGGYGGNPGGGYGGNPGHGGNGHGGYNGGRGGYGGSRGRCYYGCCRVGYNGRGCSRCCSYAGEAVDAETEAKPQN, from the exons ATGGGTTCCAAGGCTTTTCTTTTGCTAGCTCTTTTGTTGGCCATTGTTCTTCTCATCTCTTCGGAGGTGGCAGCGAGGGACCTGGCCGAGACTGCTTCCTCTGACCAGAAAACGG TGGAGGCCACCAAAGAGGCCAATGGAGTAGATGATGCCAAATACGGTGGATATGGAGGAAACCCTGGTGGGGGATACCCAGGTGGCGGATATGGGGGGAACCCTGGCCAGGGAGGTTACAATGGCGGTCGAGGTGGATATGGAGGAAACCCTGGAGGTGGCTATGGGGGGAACCCAGGTCATGGCGGCAATGGCCATGGAGGTTACAATGGGGGCCGAGGTGGATATGGCGGCAGCCGAGGGCGCTGCTACTATGGATGTTGTAGGGTGGGTTACAATGGAAGGGGCTGCAGTAGATGCTGCTCTTATGCTGGTGAAGCTGTTGATGCAGAGACCGAAGCCAAGCCTCAAAACTAA